One Pseudomonas abieticivorans genomic region harbors:
- a CDS encoding type I secretion system permease/ATPase gives MVDDDARSNEEAGVVDTGIVCLVLLARFHNIAASADQIAHHYGQQGQLLGLAQLILAARSLGLKARSAKCALHRLGKTPLPAIASRPGGGFFVIGRVDDGQVLIHDPLANRQEILTLAQLEQAWDGELLLLQSESSLGGELSRFDFTWFIPAIVKYRKLLAEILLVSFVLQIFALLTPLFFQVVMDKVLVHRGLTTLDVVAAGLLVILLFESVLSGLRTYIFAHTASRIDVELGARLFSHLVTLPLAYFQARRVGDCVARVRELENIRSFLTGNSITVVLDVLFCVVFIAVMCLYSGWLTLLVVLSLPLYFLISFLVTPVLRARLNESFNRGAENQAFLVETVNGIDTLKAMAVEPHIIRTWNNQLAAYVAATFRTQNLSAMANECVGLVGKLVTVATLWLGARLVIEGALTVGQLIAFNMLAGRVSQPIMRLAQLWTHFQQTGVSVQRLGDILNTRTEAAQADRSPLPLLAGQVEFDQVRFRYRADGSEVLRGVSLKIHAGEFIGVVGRSGSGKSTLTRLIQRLYAPEQGRVLVDGTDLALADVSSLRRQIGVVLQDNVLFQRSVRQNIALSDPGTSLELIMLAAKMAGAHEFILELPQGYDTLVGEHGASLSGGQRQRIAIARALMGNPRILIFDEATSALDYESERIVQHNMQGICRGRTVIVIAHRLSAVREADRIVVMDRGQIVEQGPHAQLVHIEGGHYAQLHRLQRGDSQ, from the coding sequence ATGGTGGATGACGATGCTAGATCAAACGAAGAGGCCGGAGTTGTCGATACGGGTATTGTTTGCCTGGTACTGCTAGCGCGGTTTCATAATATTGCGGCATCAGCCGATCAAATAGCCCATCACTATGGGCAACAGGGGCAGCTGCTCGGCCTTGCGCAACTAATACTGGCGGCCAGGTCGCTGGGTTTGAAAGCCCGCTCAGCCAAATGCGCCCTCCACCGCTTGGGCAAAACACCGCTGCCTGCCATTGCTTCACGGCCTGGCGGTGGGTTTTTCGTCATAGGTCGCGTGGACGACGGCCAAGTCCTTATTCATGACCCCCTCGCCAACCGCCAAGAGATATTGACCCTCGCGCAGTTGGAGCAGGCCTGGGACGGTGAACTACTACTTCTACAGTCTGAGTCTTCTTTGGGCGGCGAGCTGTCGCGGTTTGACTTTACCTGGTTTATCCCGGCTATCGTGAAGTACCGCAAGTTGCTGGCTGAAATCTTGCTGGTCTCGTTTGTACTGCAGATATTCGCATTGTTGACGCCACTGTTCTTCCAAGTGGTGATGGACAAGGTGTTGGTGCATCGCGGCCTGACGACCCTGGATGTGGTGGCTGCCGGTTTGCTGGTCATTTTGCTGTTTGAATCGGTGTTGAGCGGGCTGCGTACCTATATCTTCGCGCATACGGCCAGCCGTATAGATGTGGAATTGGGTGCCCGGCTATTCTCGCACTTGGTGACCCTGCCCCTGGCTTATTTCCAGGCACGAAGGGTGGGGGATTGCGTCGCCAGAGTCAGGGAGCTGGAAAATATCCGCAGCTTTCTGACCGGCAACAGTATCACTGTGGTGCTGGATGTCCTGTTCTGCGTGGTGTTCATCGCGGTCATGTGCCTGTACAGCGGTTGGCTGACGTTGTTGGTGGTGCTCTCACTACCGCTGTATTTTCTGATTTCGTTTTTAGTGACGCCGGTATTGCGAGCGCGCTTGAACGAGAGCTTCAACCGGGGCGCCGAAAACCAGGCGTTTCTGGTCGAGACCGTGAATGGTATCGACACGTTGAAAGCGATGGCCGTCGAGCCGCACATCATCCGTACCTGGAACAACCAGTTGGCCGCCTATGTCGCGGCCACGTTCCGCACGCAGAACCTGTCGGCCATGGCCAACGAATGCGTCGGCCTGGTTGGCAAGCTGGTCACGGTCGCCACCTTGTGGCTGGGGGCGCGCCTGGTCATCGAAGGGGCGCTGACGGTCGGGCAATTGATCGCCTTCAACATGCTGGCCGGGCGGGTTTCCCAACCCATCATGCGCCTGGCGCAATTGTGGACGCACTTTCAGCAAACCGGTGTTTCAGTGCAGCGGTTGGGGGACATCCTCAATACCCGCACGGAGGCAGCCCAAGCTGATCGAAGCCCATTGCCGCTGCTTGCCGGGCAAGTTGAATTCGATCAGGTCAGGTTTCGCTACCGAGCCGACGGCAGCGAGGTGTTGCGCGGCGTCAGCCTGAAGATCCATGCCGGTGAATTCATTGGGGTCGTCGGCCGCTCAGGCTCCGGAAAAAGCACGCTGACGCGGTTGATCCAGCGCCTCTATGCCCCCGAGCAGGGTCGCGTATTGGTGGACGGGACAGACCTTGCGCTTGCCGATGTCTCGTCGCTGCGCCGTCAGATCGGTGTGGTGCTGCAAGACAACGTGCTGTTCCAGCGCAGTGTTCGCCAGAACATCGCCTTGAGTGACCCCGGTACGTCGCTGGAACTGATCATGTTGGCGGCGAAAATGGCCGGGGCTCATGAGTTCATCCTCGAACTGCCCCAAGGCTACGACACCTTGGTTGGGGAGCACGGCGCCTCGCTGTCGGGTGGGCAACGCCAGCGCATCGCCATCGCCCGGGCGCTGATGGGTAACCCTCGCATCCTGATCTTCGATGAGGCGACCAGCGCCCTGGACTATGAGTCCGAACGGATCGTGCAGCACAACATGCAAGGGATTTGCCGGGGGCGCACTGTCATCGTCATCGCCCACCGGTTGTCGGCGGTCCGTGAGGCGGACCGGATCGTGGTCATGGACCGTGGCCAGATCGTCGAGCAAGGGCCGCATGCCCAGTTGGTCCACATCGAGGGTGGCCACTACGCGCAGTTACACCGCTTGCAACGTGGGGACTCGCAATGA
- the ccoM gene encoding cytochrome c oxidase subunit CcoM gives MFLDTVVIAGVITVFLMLMFFAGIGWFIWKDSQRRKPR, from the coding sequence ATGTTTCTCGACACGGTAGTCATCGCGGGCGTCATCACCGTTTTCCTGATGTTGATGTTTTTCGCCGGTATCGGTTGGTTTATCTGGAAAGACTCGCAGCGGCGCAAGCCACGCTGA
- the rapA gene encoding RNA polymerase-associated protein RapA: MAQQYQPGQRWISDSEAELGLGTVLAQDGRLLTVLYPATGETRQYALRNAPLTRVRFSPGDQITHFEGWKLTVQQVEDVDGLLVYHGLNAQNQACTLPETQLSNFIQFRLASDRLFAGQIDPLAWFSLRYNTLEHTSRQLQSTLWGLGGVRAQPIAHQLHIAREVADRIAPRVLLADEVGLGKTIEAGLVIHRQLLTGRASRVLILVPENLQHQWLVEMRRRFNLEVSLFDAERFIESDASNPFEDAQLALVSLEWLTYDEKAQDALFAAGWDLLVVDEAHHLVWHEEKASPQYSLVEQLAEVIPGVLLLTATPEQLGQDSHFARLRLLDPNRFHDLQAFRAESENYRPVAEAVQELLDQGRLSPKAHATIHGFLGAEGEALLAAVNDGDTQASARLIRELLDRHGTGRVLFRNTRAAVQGFPERKLHPYPLPCPDQYMELPLGDHAELYPEVSFQAQGDTSEEERWWRFDPRVEWLIDTLKMLKRTKVLVICAHAETAMDLEDALRVRSGIPATVFHEGMSILERDRAAAYFADEEFGAQVLICSEIGSEGRNFQFSHHLVLFDLPSHPDLLEQRIGRLDRIGQKHIIELHVPYLQNSPQERLFQWYHQALNAFLNTCPTGNALQHQFGPRLLPLLESGDDGEWQTLVDEARAERETLEADLHSGRDRLLELNSGGEGEGKALVEAIEEQDDQFALPIYMETLFDAFGIDSEDHSENALILKPSEKMLDASFPLGDDEGVTITYDRHQALSREDMQFITWEHPMVQGGMDLVLSGSMGNTAVALIKNKALKPGTVLLELLYVSEVVAPRSLQLGRYLPPAALRCLLDTNGNDLSSRVSFETLNDQLESVPKASANKFIQAQRDVLAPRINAGETKVLPRHEERVAEAKRRLAAETDEELARLTALQAVNPTVRDSELDALRKQREQGLAMFEKAALRLEAIRVLVAG, from the coding sequence ATGGCGCAGCAGTATCAACCGGGGCAACGCTGGATCAGTGACAGCGAAGCCGAGCTAGGCCTGGGCACCGTTCTGGCACAGGACGGCCGCTTGCTGACCGTGCTCTATCCGGCCACGGGCGAAACCCGCCAATACGCCCTGCGCAACGCACCGTTGACCCGCGTACGGTTTTCGCCGGGCGACCAGATCACCCATTTCGAAGGCTGGAAGCTCACCGTCCAGCAAGTCGAGGACGTTGACGGCCTGCTGGTTTACCACGGCCTGAACGCTCAGAACCAGGCGTGCACCCTGCCTGAGACGCAACTGTCGAACTTCATCCAGTTCCGCCTGGCCAGCGACCGTTTGTTCGCCGGCCAGATCGACCCGCTGGCCTGGTTCTCGCTGCGTTACAACACCCTGGAACACACCAGCAGGCAGTTGCAGTCCACCCTGTGGGGCCTGGGTGGCGTGCGCGCCCAACCCATCGCGCACCAGTTGCACATCGCCCGTGAAGTCGCCGACCGGATCGCCCCACGCGTACTGCTGGCCGACGAAGTGGGCCTGGGTAAAACCATCGAGGCCGGCTTGGTGATCCACCGCCAACTGCTGACCGGCCGCGCCAGCCGCGTGCTGATCCTGGTACCGGAAAACCTGCAGCACCAGTGGCTGGTGGAAATGCGCCGGCGCTTCAACCTTGAAGTCTCGCTGTTCGACGCCGAACGCTTTATCGAAAGCGACGCCAGCAACCCCTTCGAAGACGCGCAACTGGCGCTGGTTTCGCTGGAGTGGCTGACCTACGACGAAAAAGCACAGGACGCATTGTTCGCCGCCGGCTGGGACCTGCTGGTGGTCGACGAGGCGCACCACCTGGTGTGGCACGAAGAAAAGGCCAGCCCGCAGTACTCGCTGGTGGAGCAACTGGCCGAAGTGATCCCCGGCGTGCTGCTGCTGACCGCGACCCCCGAGCAACTGGGCCAGGACAGCCACTTCGCGCGCCTGCGCCTGCTGGACCCCAACCGTTTCCACGACCTGCAGGCCTTTCGCGCCGAGAGCGAGAACTACCGCCCGGTGGCCGAAGCCGTGCAGGAGCTGCTGGACCAGGGCCGCCTGTCGCCCAAGGCCCACGCCACCATCCACGGTTTCCTGGGTGCCGAAGGCGAAGCCCTGCTGGCCGCCGTCAACGATGGCGACACTCAAGCCAGCGCGCGGCTGATCCGCGAGTTGCTGGACCGCCACGGCACCGGCCGCGTGCTGTTCCGTAACACCCGCGCCGCCGTGCAAGGGTTCCCGGAGCGCAAGCTGCACCCCTACCCGCTGCCGTGCCCCGACCAATACATGGAGTTGCCGCTGGGCGACCACGCCGAACTGTACCCGGAAGTCAGCTTCCAGGCTCAGGGCGACACCAGCGAAGAAGAACGCTGGTGGCGTTTCGACCCGCGCGTTGAGTGGCTGATCGACACGCTGAAGATGCTCAAGCGCACCAAGGTGCTGGTCATCTGCGCCCACGCAGAAACCGCCATGGACCTGGAAGACGCCCTGCGCGTGCGCTCCGGCATCCCGGCCACGGTGTTCCACGAAGGCATGAGCATCCTGGAGCGCGACCGCGCGGCGGCGTACTTTGCCGACGAAGAATTTGGCGCCCAGGTACTGATCTGTTCGGAAATCGGCAGTGAAGGTCGTAACTTCCAGTTCTCGCACCACCTGGTGCTGTTCGACCTGCCGTCACACCCCGACCTGCTGGAACAGCGCATCGGCCGCCTGGACCGTATCGGCCAGAAGCACATCATCGAACTGCACGTACCGTACCTGCAGAACAGCCCGCAAGAGCGCCTGTTCCAGTGGTACCACCAGGCGTTGAATGCGTTCCTCAACACCTGCCCGACCGGCAACGCCCTGCAGCATCAGTTTGGCCCACGCCTGCTGCCGCTGCTGGAAAGCGGCGACGACGGCGAGTGGCAAACCCTGGTGGACGAGGCCCGCGCCGAGCGCGAAACCCTGGAAGCTGACCTGCACAGCGGCCGCGACCGCTTGCTGGAGCTCAATTCCGGCGGCGAAGGCGAAGGCAAGGCGCTAGTCGAGGCCATCGAAGAGCAGGACGACCAGTTCGCCCTGCCGATCTACATGGAAACCCTGTTCGACGCCTTCGGCATCGACAGCGAAGACCATTCCGAGAACGCGCTGATCCTCAAGCCGAGCGAGAAGATGCTCGACGCCAGTTTCCCGCTGGGCGACGACGAAGGCGTGACCATCACCTACGACCGCCACCAGGCGCTGTCTCGCGAAGACATGCAGTTCATCACCTGGGAACACCCGATGGTGCAGGGCGGCATGGACCTGGTGCTGTCCGGTTCCATGGGCAACACCGCCGTGGCGCTGATCAAGAACAAGGCGCTCAAACCCGGCACCGTGTTGCTTGAGCTGCTGTACGTGAGTGAAGTGGTGGCCCCGCGCTCGTTGCAACTGGGCCGCTACCTGCCACCGGCGGCGTTGCGCTGCCTGCTGGACACCAACGGCAACGACCTGTCGTCGCGGGTCAGCTTCGAAACCCTCAATGACCAGCTCGAAAGCGTGCCCAAGGCCAGTGCCAACAAGTTCATCCAGGCTCAACGCGACGTGCTCGCGCCGCGTATCAATGCCGGCGAAACCAAGGTGCTGCCGCGCCATGAGGAGCGCGTGGCCGAAGCCAAGCGCCGCCTGGCGGCAGAGACCGACGAAGAACTGGCGCGCCTGACCGCCCTGCAAGCGGTCAACCCGACCGTGCGCGACAGCGAACTGGACGCGTTGCGCAAGCAGCGTGAACAGGGCCTGGCGATGTTTGAAAAAGCCGCGCTGCGCCTGGAAGCGATTCGGGTGCTGGTAGCGGGCTAG
- a CDS encoding HlyD family type I secretion periplasmic adaptor subunit: protein MIAAQTLELLRRYQAAWRVAWQRRKALDTPERLRHEVQFLPAALALQEQPVHPAPRYTVWGLMSFAAVGLLWACIGEVDVVATARGKVVPSGKSKLIQPNEVAVVKAIHVQDGQAVKAGDLLVELHSHITAAEVSRLRSQLLAAQVDSARAKALLEAIETDAPPRISAQLNASERDGAQRWLDGQYTEYRSALDQVAAEIDKNTAEVRSARASVASLRLTLPIARQLAADYKILLEKAFVAKHAYLEKEQARLGQERELTTQELRVQELQAIKKAAGHRYQSVKAQTRKAMLDLHNDADQKAASLAQELLKAEQRHRLRKLSAPVDGTVQQLAIHTPGGVVTPAQSLMVIVPRDQPLEVEVLLENKDIGFVRAGQPVEVKVETFTFTKYGVIAATVTSVSNDAIEDERLGLVYSARLKLGESHIRVGSRDLPLSPGMAVRAEIITDRRTVISYFLSPLKAYVDEGLRER, encoded by the coding sequence ATGATCGCCGCGCAAACGCTCGAATTGTTACGGCGTTATCAAGCGGCGTGGCGCGTGGCCTGGCAACGCCGCAAGGCGCTGGATACGCCTGAGCGCTTGCGCCACGAAGTGCAGTTCCTGCCCGCTGCACTGGCCTTGCAGGAGCAACCTGTTCACCCCGCGCCGCGTTACACCGTGTGGGGGTTAATGAGCTTTGCGGCGGTCGGGTTGCTGTGGGCCTGCATTGGCGAGGTCGATGTGGTGGCGACCGCCCGCGGCAAGGTGGTGCCCAGTGGCAAGTCCAAGCTCATACAGCCTAACGAAGTGGCGGTGGTCAAAGCCATTCATGTTCAGGACGGTCAGGCAGTCAAGGCTGGCGACCTGCTGGTCGAGCTGCACTCGCACATCACTGCAGCCGAAGTGTCGCGCCTGCGCAGCCAATTGCTCGCCGCTCAGGTGGATAGCGCCCGCGCGAAAGCGCTGCTGGAGGCCATCGAAACCGATGCCCCGCCACGGATATCGGCCCAACTCAACGCCAGCGAGCGCGACGGCGCGCAGCGCTGGCTCGATGGCCAATACACGGAGTACCGCAGTGCGCTGGACCAAGTGGCGGCAGAGATCGATAAGAACACCGCCGAAGTTCGTTCGGCGCGCGCCAGCGTGGCGTCACTGCGCCTGACGCTGCCCATCGCCCGGCAATTGGCTGCAGATTACAAAATACTGCTGGAAAAAGCCTTTGTCGCCAAACACGCCTACCTCGAAAAAGAGCAGGCCAGGCTGGGCCAAGAGCGTGAACTGACCACTCAAGAGTTGCGCGTACAAGAACTGCAAGCCATCAAGAAAGCCGCAGGGCATCGCTACCAAAGCGTTAAAGCGCAAACCCGCAAGGCCATGCTCGACCTGCACAACGATGCCGATCAGAAAGCCGCCTCCCTTGCCCAGGAACTGCTCAAGGCCGAGCAACGCCACCGTCTGCGAAAACTCAGCGCACCGGTCGACGGCACCGTGCAACAACTGGCCATCCATACCCCAGGCGGCGTGGTCACGCCAGCCCAATCGTTAATGGTCATTGTTCCGCGTGACCAGCCTTTGGAAGTCGAAGTGTTGCTGGAGAACAAGGACATCGGCTTCGTGCGCGCGGGGCAGCCTGTGGAGGTCAAAGTCGAGACCTTCACTTTCACCAAGTACGGGGTGATAGCGGCCACTGTCACCAGCGTTTCAAACGATGCGATTGAAGATGAGCGCCTGGGCCTGGTGTATAGCGCGCGGTTGAAGTTGGGCGAAAGTCACATTCGCGTGGGTTCACGGGATTTGCCGTTATCACCGGGCATGGCGGTCAGGGCGGAAATTATTACCGATCGGCGCACGGTGATCAGTTATTTCCTGAGCCCGTTGAAGGCTTATGTGGATGAGGGTTTAAGGGAAAGGTAG
- a CDS encoding spinster family MFS transporter: protein MPNSTQAPNAWRILLLLFLANLFNFYDRTIPAIIIEPLRMEWHLSDLQLGVVGTAFTLVYAMAGIPLGRMADNGSRRKMMGWGLTAWSALTAVNGLVGSFWTFLLVRMGIGIGEASYAPAANSLIGDLFPANKRGRAMGIFMLGLPLGLVMAFFTTGYIVQAFGSWRAPFFIAAVPGLLLAILMFRIREPKRGAAEAVQVSQAPIDRPIRRLLHIPTFCWLTLAGLAFNFATYACNSFMVPLLQRYFQLPLHHAAATTGLIVGITGLVGLTLGGWLTDKVHQRRANGRLLLAMGCMFVATFATGYALMAGRIDISLFVGVFAFGWLLTYSFYTCAYTAILDVVQPRMRATAMAIYFAGLYLLGGGLGPVVAGLLSDHFANAAMLAANATQMSEVFKAEGLHDALLLIPVALLLTMGFLGMAARTYSKDAQRMRESIVLDVPAVGAVPA, encoded by the coding sequence ATGCCCAACTCCACACAGGCGCCGAATGCCTGGCGCATATTGCTGCTGTTGTTCCTGGCCAACCTGTTCAACTTCTACGACCGCACCATCCCGGCCATCATCATTGAACCGCTGCGCATGGAGTGGCACCTCAGTGACTTGCAACTGGGCGTGGTCGGTACCGCGTTCACCTTGGTGTATGCGATGGCCGGCATTCCGTTGGGGCGCATGGCTGACAACGGCTCGCGGCGCAAGATGATGGGCTGGGGCCTGACGGCGTGGAGCGCGCTGACGGCGGTGAATGGGCTGGTGGGTAGCTTCTGGACGTTCTTGCTGGTACGCATGGGCATCGGCATCGGCGAGGCCAGCTATGCACCTGCGGCCAACTCGCTGATCGGTGATCTGTTCCCGGCCAACAAGCGCGGTCGGGCCATGGGCATCTTCATGCTGGGCCTGCCCCTGGGGCTGGTGATGGCGTTCTTCACCACCGGTTACATCGTGCAGGCGTTTGGCAGTTGGCGCGCACCGTTCTTTATTGCCGCCGTGCCGGGCCTGTTGCTGGCGATCCTGATGTTCCGTATCCGTGAGCCCAAACGCGGTGCGGCAGAAGCGGTGCAGGTAAGCCAGGCGCCGATTGATCGGCCGATTCGTCGACTGTTGCACATCCCGACTTTCTGCTGGCTGACCCTGGCAGGCCTGGCCTTCAACTTTGCCACCTACGCCTGCAACTCGTTCATGGTGCCGCTGTTGCAACGCTATTTCCAGTTGCCTTTGCACCACGCCGCGGCCACCACCGGGCTGATCGTGGGGATCACTGGGCTGGTGGGGCTAACCCTGGGCGGCTGGCTGACCGACAAGGTGCATCAGCGCCGTGCCAACGGCCGGCTGTTGCTGGCGATGGGCTGCATGTTCGTTGCCACTTTTGCCACCGGCTACGCGCTGATGGCCGGGCGCATCGACATCAGCCTGTTTGTCGGGGTGTTCGCCTTTGGCTGGTTGTTGACCTACAGCTTCTACACCTGTGCCTACACGGCGATCCTGGATGTGGTGCAGCCACGCATGCGCGCCACGGCCATGGCGATCTATTTCGCCGGCTTGTATTTGCTCGGGGGTGGCCTGGGCCCGGTGGTCGCGGGCTTGCTGTCGGACCACTTTGCCAATGCGGCGATGCTGGCGGCCAATGCCACGCAGATGAGTGAAGTGTTCAAGGCCGAGGGGCTGCATGACGCGCTGTTGCTGATACCGGTGGCGTTGTTGCTGACCATGGGCTTTTTGGGCATGGCGGCGCGCACCTATAGCAAGGATGCCCAGCGCATGCGTGAGTCGATCGTGCTGGATGTGCCAGCGGTGGGGGCGGTGCCCGCTTAG
- a CDS encoding aspartate-semialdehyde dehydrogenase, whose amino-acid sequence MLPPILPLSAVPVTSQLDPVRPRPDIPPVAPAQPTQSDNDIDLRQRDREQAAQLLREEHERQSRKRRDREEADNDPEHHQPVPGHELNADNTVPVAPLIDDEPRQGLWVDIQV is encoded by the coding sequence ATGCTGCCGCCGATCCTCCCTTTAAGTGCAGTGCCCGTGACCTCCCAGCTCGACCCCGTGCGCCCGCGCCCGGACATCCCGCCGGTGGCGCCCGCGCAGCCGACGCAAAGCGACAACGACATCGACCTGCGCCAGCGTGACCGGGAACAGGCTGCCCAGTTGCTGCGCGAAGAGCACGAGCGCCAGTCGCGCAAGCGCCGCGACCGCGAAGAGGCCGACAACGACCCCGAGCATCACCAGCCGGTGCCAGGCCATGAGCTCAACGCCGACAACACCGTGCCCGTCGCGCCGCTGATCGACGACGAACCGCGCCAAGGCCTGTGGGTTGATATCCAAGTGTGA
- a CDS encoding putative bifunctional diguanylate cyclase/phosphodiesterase: MDWLGLRFLGELPSSGQIVLDCTHNPFLVLLAYCVACAGSFATLDMAERISHVEQPKSQRHWRLIGAGCLAVGIWAMHFISMLAFETPLEVHFELPITVVSLFIALIAGLLMMNTLGRPNLSVWSFSKASIGIGSGIAAMHYVGMAALQSSAVSYYNPRLFALSVAVAIVASSAVIALARYFRKGSGMFHQLLKYSASLLMGAGIVSTHFIGMWALVLAVPAGSPLHGATTDNSLQLGLTVALITLLIIASCLSAALADKKLQGKEHDLRRVNALLSQLDQARMSLQQVAHYDALTNLINRRGFNQLFGEKLTQQTLSNGMLAVMFLDIDHFKRINDSLGHDAGDELLKVIAGHIKGATRSHEDVVARFGGDEFCILISLNNREEARQLALRIMQKMKEPIDLAGRRMVMSTSIGISVFPDDGNTCEELLKHADLALYQSKGAGRNSLHFFSSNLKTRATLELQLEEELRNALRDDIGLELFYQPIYDLRSGQVAKLEALVRWRHPEHGLLTPDRFISIAEANGLIAELDGWVMRRACHDLSRLSHNGCEQLKITVNCSALNLGRDELADEVAQALADAGVSPHRLELEVTENALMGNINATITLLKKIRALGVSLSIDDFGTGYSSLAYLKRLPLDTLKIDRSFIQDIPRSTQDMEIVQAIIVMAHTLHLQVVTEGVETMQQYEFLSRYGCDYVQGYLLSRPVPLQDLRMVLDQLRDRRHVGGGAVMPFRDTNEPVSQDLFADSPGYHAGASIARPVR; the protein is encoded by the coding sequence ATGGATTGGCTGGGTTTGCGTTTTCTTGGAGAGCTTCCAAGCAGCGGGCAAATTGTGCTCGACTGCACCCATAATCCGTTTCTGGTTCTGCTGGCTTACTGCGTCGCCTGCGCCGGCAGCTTCGCCACGCTGGACATGGCCGAACGCATCAGCCACGTCGAACAACCCAAATCCCAACGCCACTGGCGGCTGATCGGAGCCGGTTGCCTGGCCGTGGGCATCTGGGCCATGCACTTCATCAGCATGCTGGCTTTCGAAACACCGCTTGAAGTGCATTTCGAACTGCCGATCACCGTGGTCTCGCTGTTCATCGCCCTGATCGCCGGCCTGTTGATGATGAACACCCTGGGCCGTCCCAACTTGTCAGTGTGGTCGTTCAGCAAGGCGTCCATTGGCATCGGCAGTGGCATCGCCGCCATGCATTACGTCGGCATGGCGGCCCTGCAGTCCAGCGCTGTCAGCTATTACAACCCCAGGTTGTTTGCCTTGTCGGTGGCCGTTGCCATCGTTGCCAGTTCGGCGGTCATTGCACTGGCCCGCTACTTTCGCAAGGGCAGCGGCATGTTCCACCAATTGCTCAAGTACAGCGCCAGCCTGTTGATGGGCGCGGGTATCGTCAGCACCCACTTCATCGGCATGTGGGCCTTGGTGCTCGCGGTGCCCGCAGGCAGCCCGTTGCACGGCGCGACCACCGATAACAGCCTGCAACTGGGCTTGACCGTGGCCTTGATCACTTTGCTGATCATTGCCAGTTGCCTCAGCGCGGCGCTGGCCGACAAAAAGCTGCAAGGCAAGGAGCACGACCTGCGCCGGGTCAACGCCCTGCTCAGCCAGCTCGACCAGGCGCGCATGTCGCTGCAACAAGTGGCCCATTACGATGCGCTGACCAACCTGATCAACCGCCGCGGCTTCAATCAGCTGTTTGGTGAAAAGCTCACCCAGCAAACCCTGAGCAACGGCATGCTGGCGGTGATGTTCCTGGACATCGACCACTTCAAGCGCATCAACGACAGCCTCGGCCACGACGCTGGCGACGAACTGCTCAAGGTCATCGCCGGGCACATCAAGGGCGCCACCCGCAGCCACGAAGACGTGGTCGCGCGGTTTGGCGGCGACGAATTCTGCATCCTGATCAGCCTGAACAATCGCGAAGAGGCGCGGCAATTGGCCTTGCGCATCATGCAAAAAATGAAAGAACCCATCGACCTGGCCGGCCGGCGCATGGTGATGAGCACCAGCATCGGCATCAGCGTGTTCCCCGACGACGGCAATACCTGCGAGGAGCTGCTCAAGCACGCCGACCTTGCCCTTTATCAATCCAAGGGCGCCGGGCGCAACAGCCTGCATTTTTTCAGCTCCAACCTGAAAACCCGCGCCACCCTGGAGCTGCAACTGGAAGAAGAGTTGCGCAACGCCCTGCGCGACGACATAGGCCTGGAGCTGTTTTACCAACCCATCTACGACTTGCGCTCGGGTCAGGTGGCCAAGCTTGAAGCGCTGGTACGCTGGCGCCATCCAGAGCACGGCCTGCTGACCCCGGACCGCTTCATCAGCATTGCCGAGGCCAACGGGCTGATCGCCGAACTGGATGGCTGGGTCATGCGCCGTGCCTGCCATGACCTGAGCCGATTGTCCCATAACGGCTGCGAACAACTGAAGATCACCGTGAACTGCTCGGCCCTGAACCTGGGCCGTGACGAACTGGCCGATGAAGTCGCCCAGGCCCTGGCCGACGCAGGCGTCTCGCCACACCGGTTGGAACTGGAGGTCACCGAAAACGCGCTGATGGGCAACATCAACGCCACCATCACCCTGCTGAAAAAGATCCGCGCCCTGGGTGTGTCACTGTCGATCGACGACTTCGGCACCGGCTACTCATCCCTGGCCTACCTCAAGCGCCTGCCCTTGGACACCCTGAAGATCGACCGGTCGTTCATCCAGGACATCCCCCGCTCGACCCAAGACATGGAAATCGTCCAGGCAATCATCGTCATGGCCCACACCCTGCACTTGCAAGTAGTGACCGAAGGCGTGGAGACGATGCAACAGTACGAGTTTCTCTCGCGCTATGGTTGCGACTATGTGCAAGGCTACCTGCTCAGCCGCCCGGTGCCGTTGCAAGACCTGCGCATGGTACTGGACCAGTTGCGCGATCGGCGCCACGTGGGCGGCGGTGCAGTCATGCCTTTTCGCGATACAAATGAACCAGTGTCGCAGGATCTTTTTGCAGATAGCCCTGGCTACCATGCTGGCGCATCAATTGCGCGGCCAGTGCGCTGA